One segment of Corynebacterium caspium DSM 44850 DNA contains the following:
- a CDS encoding alpha/beta hydrolase — MPIKYPTWSPDMLGADFQNLRLPLGPDPDHENSLAIPELIATLLRYCPAESIDSSTDSGQPVSEFSKRPAILWVHGLSDYFFQAHVAEAFHAAGYAFYALDLRKCGRSLLAGQSPHWVSNLELYYEELNLAAQLIQDFGHRFLVPLGHSTGGLILALWVADLPRQTSGQATKLSKFIKALILNSPWTDFQYPLLKARGILAISLVLGKIWPKMPIDDGGLDLYGESIHRNFHGEWDYDLKLKPLAGHQKYLGWLRSVLLGQRRIRRGGLNIQIPVLTLCAADSFKPQQYSSRVQYADVVLDSSQIQNRAPLMGPRSSLYVLEGAIHDVFLSRSPVRETALQQSFEWLSQTSS; from the coding sequence ATGCCTATTAAATACCCCACTTGGTCCCCCGATATGCTGGGCGCAGATTTCCAAAATCTCCGCCTGCCTTTAGGCCCAGATCCTGATCACGAAAACTCTTTGGCAATCCCTGAACTCATAGCGACATTGCTTCGGTATTGCCCGGCGGAATCAATAGATTCCAGTACCGACAGCGGGCAACCTGTTTCCGAATTTTCTAAGCGCCCCGCAATCTTATGGGTGCATGGCTTATCTGATTATTTCTTCCAAGCTCATGTAGCTGAAGCTTTCCACGCTGCCGGTTATGCTTTCTATGCTTTGGATCTACGCAAATGTGGGCGCTCCTTATTAGCTGGGCAAAGTCCACATTGGGTAAGCAATCTGGAGCTTTATTATGAAGAATTAAATTTAGCAGCGCAGTTAATCCAGGATTTTGGGCACCGCTTCTTAGTTCCCTTGGGGCATTCCACTGGAGGCCTAATTTTGGCCCTGTGGGTAGCAGATTTACCGCGCCAAACGTCGGGACAAGCCACTAAATTAAGTAAATTTATCAAAGCTTTGATTCTAAATAGCCCGTGGACAGACTTTCAGTATCCGCTATTAAAAGCCCGCGGCATCCTAGCTATCTCTTTAGTGCTGGGAAAAATTTGGCCCAAAATGCCAATAGATGACGGTGGTTTGGATCTATATGGAGAATCTATCCACAGAAATTTCCATGGCGAGTGGGATTATGATCTAAAGCTCAAGCCACTAGCTGGGCACCAAAAATATTTGGGATGGTTGCGCAGTGTGTTATTGGGGCAACGTCGGATACGCCGTGGTGGCTTAAATATCCAGATTCCAGTCTTGACTTTATGCGCCGCGGATTCTTTTAAACCGCAGCAGTACTCCTCGCGAGTTCAATACGCAGATGTGGTTTTAGATAGCTCGCAGATTCAAAATCGGGCACCACTGATGGGGCCACGAAGCAGCTTATATGTGCTTGAAGGCGCAATTCATGATGTTTTTCTTTCGCGAAGCCCCGTTCGGGAAACAGCCTTGCAGCAAAGTTTTGAGTGGTTATCGCAAACTTCATCCTGA
- a CDS encoding proline--tRNA ligase, producing MITRMSSLFLRTLREDPADAEVPSHRLLVRAGFIRRVAPGVYSWLPLGLRAVRKVEDIVREEMDRIGAQELLFPALLPREPYEATGRWEEYGNALFRLKDRKGADLLLGPTHEEMFTATVKDLYSSYKDFPVTLYQVQIKYRDEERPRAGILRGREFIMKDSYSFDMDDAGLEAAYQRHRAAYIKIFNRLGIDYVICQATSGAMGGSASEEFLAIAPTGEDTFVRATEGDYAANVEAVVTPAGVEKPIDGQPPAKIYPTPGADTMEALLEWAQQSEITINGHLAELSDTLKCLLVKITQPGESEGELTGILVPGDREVDMKRLEASLEPAAVEMATDADFAKHPFLVRGYVGPLSLSANGITVLADPRVVTGTAWIIGADQEGHHMVNAVCGRDFAPDAYIEAAEIKEGDPAPAGQGVLTLERGIEIGHIFQLGRKYTEALDVQILDQNGKRAIPTMGSYGIGVSRALAVIAEQSYDEKGLIWPVEVAPYQVHVVAANKDAAAQEAAANLAETLSNSNIEVLYDDRPKVSPGVKFKDSELLGMPFAAILGRGFAEGTIEIRERRTGSAVNIPAAEAAEYLVKAIAAARRP from the coding sequence ATGATTACTCGCATGTCTTCTCTCTTCTTGCGCACCCTGCGTGAAGACCCCGCTGACGCAGAAGTTCCCAGCCACCGTTTACTGGTTCGAGCTGGATTTATCCGCCGAGTAGCCCCAGGGGTTTACTCCTGGCTTCCACTTGGTTTAAGAGCAGTGCGCAAGGTGGAAGATATTGTGCGCGAAGAAATGGATCGCATCGGAGCCCAAGAACTCCTCTTCCCAGCATTACTCCCACGTGAGCCCTATGAAGCAACCGGGCGCTGGGAAGAATATGGAAATGCGCTTTTCCGTCTCAAGGATCGTAAGGGTGCGGATCTGCTGTTAGGCCCCACTCACGAAGAAATGTTTACCGCCACAGTAAAAGATCTCTATTCTTCCTATAAAGATTTCCCGGTAACCCTCTACCAGGTACAAATTAAGTACCGCGATGAAGAACGTCCGCGCGCCGGGATCCTAAGAGGACGCGAATTCATCATGAAGGATTCCTACTCCTTTGATATGGATGATGCCGGTTTAGAGGCCGCTTATCAACGTCACCGCGCAGCCTATATAAAAATCTTTAATCGCTTAGGAATCGATTACGTAATCTGTCAAGCCACTTCAGGAGCTATGGGAGGCTCGGCCTCAGAAGAATTCCTGGCAATTGCTCCAACTGGCGAAGATACTTTCGTACGAGCCACAGAAGGAGATTATGCAGCCAATGTGGAAGCTGTAGTCACCCCTGCTGGTGTCGAGAAGCCAATCGACGGACAGCCCCCGGCAAAGATTTATCCCACCCCTGGTGCAGATACCATGGAAGCGCTTCTGGAATGGGCCCAGCAGAGCGAAATAACTATCAACGGACATCTCGCGGAACTTTCAGACACCCTAAAGTGCTTGCTAGTTAAAATAACCCAGCCAGGGGAGAGCGAAGGTGAACTCACTGGAATTTTGGTTCCAGGAGACCGCGAAGTAGATATGAAACGCCTGGAGGCATCGCTAGAGCCTGCTGCTGTAGAAATGGCCACAGACGCCGATTTTGCCAAGCACCCCTTCTTAGTACGTGGCTATGTGGGCCCATTATCTTTAAGCGCTAATGGCATAACCGTATTGGCTGATCCGCGAGTGGTAACTGGTACTGCCTGGATTATTGGAGCAGATCAGGAAGGCCACCATATGGTTAATGCAGTCTGTGGTCGCGATTTTGCCCCCGATGCTTATATTGAGGCCGCTGAAATTAAAGAAGGCGATCCAGCCCCTGCTGGCCAAGGCGTACTGACATTAGAACGCGGCATTGAAATTGGCCATATTTTCCAGCTCGGACGCAAATATACCGAGGCCTTAGATGTGCAGATTCTAGACCAAAATGGCAAGCGCGCCATTCCTACTATGGGTTCTTATGGTATCGGGGTTTCTCGCGCACTAGCCGTAATCGCTGAACAAAGCTATGACGAAAAAGGGCTAATCTGGCCAGTTGAAGTAGCTCCTTATCAAGTACATGTGGTTGCTGCGAATAAAGATGCCGCCGCCCAAGAAGCAGCAGCTAACCTGGCAGAAACCCTAAGCAATAGCAATATCGAAGTGCTCTACGATGATCGTCCCAAAGTGAGCCCCGGCGTGAAATTCAAGGATTCCGAACTTCTCGGGATGCCTTTCGCCGCTATTTTAGGACGTGGATTTGCTGAAGGAACTATTGAAATTCGCGAGCGACGCACCGGATCAGCCGTTAATATTCCGGCTGCAGAAGCTGCAGAATACCTAGTAAAGGCTATTGCTGCAGCCCGGCGTCCGTAG
- the rimP gene encoding ribosome maturation factor RimP: MAFPTSENLIEILTPVAARHGVDIEGIKAVPAGKKSQVKVLVDADNHPDLDLLEVISAEVSQALDAAEETGKISMGAGYTLEVSTPGVDHPLSLPRHWRRNRGRIVNVERTGFPPVIGRIGALNEDTAKVVLIQPAKKNPQVEIMELASVDRAVVQIEFSQVPAAQAEMVNLGFDEAVDQATKWSEENK, translated from the coding sequence ATGGCATTTCCCACTTCTGAAAACTTAATTGAAATCCTCACCCCGGTGGCCGCGCGTCACGGAGTAGATATTGAGGGCATAAAAGCTGTACCTGCTGGTAAAAAATCCCAAGTTAAGGTGCTTGTCGACGCAGATAATCATCCCGATCTAGATCTTTTGGAAGTAATTTCTGCAGAGGTTTCACAGGCACTCGATGCAGCTGAGGAAACGGGAAAAATTTCGATGGGGGCGGGTTATACCTTGGAAGTATCTACCCCTGGGGTGGATCATCCGTTGAGTTTACCGCGGCATTGGCGACGCAATCGTGGCCGCATCGTCAATGTGGAACGCACTGGTTTTCCTCCAGTAATCGGACGCATTGGCGCTTTAAATGAAGACACCGCAAAGGTGGTTCTGATCCAGCCAGCTAAGAAGAATCCCCAGGTGGAGATCATGGAATTAGCTTCAGTGGATAGGGCAGTGGTACAAATTGAGTTCTCCCAGGTTCCTGCAGCGCAAGCTGAGATGGTGAATCTGGGATTTGATGAAGCCGTAGATCAGGCCACCAAGTGGTCGGAGGAGAACAAGTGA
- the mqo gene encoding malate dehydrogenase (quinone) translates to MKTVPKTAKVHDEVDVLLVGAGVVSATLGAILRELEPEWTQMVVERLPGPAMESSSPWNNAGTGHSALCELNYTPEKNGKIDISKAIAVNERFQVSRQFWAHQVEIGSLGDPKEFINPIPHVSLAQGRDQVSFLRHRYEVLKDQTLFPGMQFSDDEAVFSEKLPLMAAGRDYSTEVAISWTAAGTDINYGALTRQYLDNAARSGTEIRYNHEVKKIKRVGSKWKVTMKDRETGDLKEVTANFVFVGAGGYALDLLRNAGVPQVRGIAGFPISGMWLRCTNPDLIKAHSAKVYGMALTKNAPPMSVPHLDTRVIDGEKGLLFGPFGGWSPKFLKNGSFLDLFKSIRPDNIPSYLGVAVQEFDLTKYLIEEVTHSFEDRVDILRNYVPTANSADWETVVAGQRVQVIKPVPAPHFGSLEFGTVLISSFEGSIAGLLGASPGASIAPAAMIKLLERCFGEHMIDWADKLYELVPSYGQRLTRSPKLFTEQWERTQKVLRLDENSPKF, encoded by the coding sequence ATGAAAACCGTGCCCAAGACTGCGAAAGTCCACGACGAAGTAGATGTTTTGCTAGTAGGCGCAGGGGTTGTTAGCGCCACTCTAGGAGCCATTTTGCGAGAACTAGAGCCAGAATGGACGCAAATGGTAGTAGAGCGGCTGCCTGGTCCAGCTATGGAATCGAGCTCTCCCTGGAATAATGCAGGAACGGGACACTCAGCACTTTGTGAGTTGAACTACACTCCGGAGAAAAACGGCAAGATTGATATCAGCAAAGCGATTGCTGTTAATGAACGCTTTCAGGTTTCTCGGCAATTTTGGGCCCATCAGGTAGAAATTGGGTCCCTCGGGGATCCGAAAGAATTCATCAATCCCATTCCCCATGTTTCCCTGGCTCAAGGACGCGATCAAGTAAGTTTTCTGCGCCACCGCTATGAGGTTCTAAAAGATCAGACCCTTTTTCCCGGCATGCAATTTAGCGATGACGAGGCCGTATTTAGTGAAAAACTACCTCTTATGGCTGCAGGACGCGACTATTCCACTGAAGTAGCTATTTCTTGGACCGCTGCTGGCACTGATATTAACTACGGTGCTTTAACCCGGCAGTACCTTGATAATGCGGCGCGCTCTGGTACTGAGATTCGCTATAACCATGAGGTTAAAAAAATTAAGCGGGTAGGTAGTAAGTGGAAAGTCACTATGAAAGATCGCGAAACTGGTGATCTTAAAGAAGTGACTGCAAATTTCGTATTTGTCGGAGCCGGGGGATATGCCCTGGATTTGCTACGTAATGCCGGGGTTCCACAAGTGCGTGGTATCGCAGGTTTCCCAATTTCTGGCATGTGGTTGCGCTGTACTAATCCAGATTTAATTAAGGCACATTCAGCCAAGGTTTATGGCATGGCGCTTACCAAAAATGCTCCGCCGATGTCAGTGCCGCATTTAGATACTCGCGTCATCGATGGCGAAAAAGGCTTACTCTTTGGCCCCTTTGGCGGTTGGAGCCCGAAATTCCTTAAAAATGGGTCCTTCTTGGATCTCTTTAAATCAATTCGCCCAGATAATATCCCTTCTTATCTCGGAGTGGCTGTCCAGGAATTTGACCTCACCAAATACCTCATTGAAGAAGTGACCCACAGTTTCGAAGATCGGGTAGATATTCTTAGAAATTATGTCCCTACTGCTAATAGCGCAGACTGGGAAACCGTAGTAGCTGGTCAACGGGTACAAGTTATTAAGCCAGTTCCAGCACCACATTTTGGTTCTTTGGAATTTGGAACGGTATTAATTAGCAGTTTTGAAGGCAGTATCGCTGGCTTATTAGGAGCTTCCCCCGGTGCTTCTATTGCCCCAGCTGCCATGATTAAGCTGTTAGAACGCTGTTTCGGGGAGCATATGATTGATTGGGCCGATAAACTCTATGAGCTAGTACCCTCCTATGGGCAACGTTTAACGCGTTCCCCCAAACTCTTCACTGAGCAGTGGGAACGCACCCAAAAAGTACTCCGGCTAGATGAAAACTCGCCCAAATTCTAA
- the nusA gene encoding transcription termination factor NusA, translating into MNIDITALENIERDRNAPVEKLLEAIAGALLQSYMEFRGVQPDETSKPRVDINTTTGAVSVIVTEFDEDGEVLSEYDDTPRNFSRTAAPAIRKAIVAVLRDVETGAAYTQYQDLEGRVVSGIVQQDAIAAQRGIVVVQLGTEIDAQDGILLPAEQIPGERLKHGDRIKAYVVGVQRGPRSLQVSLSRTHPELIRGLFELEVPEIADGSVEIVNIAREEGHRSKIAVQGHVKGLNAKGACIGPRGQRVRNIMEELNGEKIDIIDFNEDPAVYVGNALAPSKVVRVDVLDAENQSARAIVPNYQLSLAIGKEGQNARLAARLTGWKIDIHSDAEVLE; encoded by the coding sequence GTGAATATTGATATTACCGCGCTAGAAAATATTGAGCGCGATCGTAATGCCCCAGTTGAAAAATTATTGGAAGCTATAGCTGGCGCACTACTGCAGTCATATATGGAATTTCGTGGGGTACAGCCAGATGAAACCTCAAAACCTCGCGTTGATATCAACACCACTACCGGTGCTGTAAGCGTAATCGTCACTGAATTTGATGAAGACGGAGAAGTTTTAAGCGAGTACGATGACACCCCGCGAAACTTCTCTCGTACTGCAGCTCCTGCAATCCGTAAGGCCATTGTGGCTGTACTACGCGATGTTGAAACCGGTGCGGCCTATACGCAATACCAGGATCTAGAAGGTCGGGTAGTTTCTGGCATTGTGCAACAAGATGCCATTGCTGCCCAGCGCGGCATTGTTGTAGTGCAATTGGGTACTGAAATTGATGCCCAAGACGGAATTTTGTTGCCAGCTGAGCAGATTCCGGGTGAACGCCTAAAGCATGGGGATCGCATTAAAGCTTATGTCGTGGGGGTACAGCGCGGTCCGCGCTCCTTACAGGTGAGCTTGTCGCGCACCCACCCGGAACTAATTCGGGGACTATTTGAGCTGGAAGTTCCAGAGATCGCTGATGGTTCTGTGGAGATTGTAAATATTGCTCGGGAAGAGGGGCATCGCTCCAAAATTGCTGTCCAGGGCCATGTTAAGGGCCTAAATGCCAAGGGTGCTTGTATTGGGCCCCGTGGGCAACGGGTGCGCAATATTATGGAAGAGCTCAATGGTGAAAAGATTGACATCATTGATTTCAATGAAGACCCGGCTGTTTATGTTGGCAATGCACTAGCACCTTCTAAAGTGGTGCGAGTAGATGTGCTCGATGCAGAAAACCAGTCAGCACGTGCGATTGTTCCTAACTACCAGCTTTCCTTAGCTATTGGGAAAGAAGGCCAGAATGCTCGTTTAGCAGCGCGTCTTACTGGTTGGAAGATTGATATTCACTCTGATGCTGAAGTTTTAGAATAA
- the yaaA gene encoding peroxide stress protein YaaA has translation MLIVLPPSETKAPGGTAAPLDLASLQWPELNAVREDILADLQFLAAHDLPQLMQVLKLSPAKLADAAANAELLSAPTMPALERYTGVLYDALDAASLTATARQRLAVGSALFGLVAATDQIPFYRLSGGSKLPRRGADTAIPTMKARWGKAITAALEAQDELIVDLRSGAYQQLGKLPAAVTVRVESVSPSGKRSVVSHFNKAYKGKLARVLALSEQVPTTAAEVAEIARASGLEIETGEPGRETLTLVVTK, from the coding sequence ATGTTGATTGTGCTCCCTCCTTCTGAGACAAAAGCCCCCGGCGGTACTGCTGCTCCCCTGGATTTAGCTAGTTTGCAGTGGCCGGAATTAAATGCGGTTAGAGAAGATATATTGGCAGATTTACAGTTTTTAGCTGCCCATGATCTGCCACAATTAATGCAGGTACTTAAACTATCTCCAGCCAAGCTTGCCGATGCTGCAGCTAATGCAGAGCTGTTATCTGCACCTACGATGCCAGCTTTGGAACGTTATACCGGAGTGCTTTATGACGCTTTGGATGCGGCTTCTTTAACAGCGACAGCGCGGCAACGCTTAGCGGTGGGTTCCGCACTTTTTGGGTTGGTTGCAGCTACTGATCAGATTCCTTTTTATCGGCTTTCTGGAGGCTCTAAATTGCCGCGACGGGGTGCAGATACTGCAATTCCGACGATGAAAGCCCGGTGGGGAAAAGCTATTACTGCAGCTTTGGAGGCCCAAGATGAGCTGATCGTGGATCTGCGTTCAGGGGCTTATCAACAATTAGGCAAACTACCTGCGGCAGTAACCGTGCGGGTGGAATCGGTTTCCCCTAGTGGTAAACGCAGCGTGGTTAGTCACTTTAATAAGGCCTATAAAGGCAAATTAGCCCGGGTTTTAGCACTTTCTGAGCAAGTTCCTACCACTGCTGCTGAAGTTGCTGAAATAGCCCGCGCCTCCGGATTAGAGATAGAAACCGGAGAGCCCGGGCGCGAAACCCTAACTCTAGTAGTTACTAAATAG
- a CDS encoding YlxR family protein, whose product MPRSSESPKFRPHVPVRTCIATRRRYPATELLRIVLDPQNNNQVIPDPRGCIAGRGAWVEPTLSAWEQVEKRRVLGRALRVSAAVDTSPVRHYLAGLSSNPSGFSEVKQTAKNGTKKLQRKTEP is encoded by the coding sequence TTGCCCCGAAGCAGTGAATCGCCGAAATTTCGGCCCCACGTTCCGGTGCGCACCTGTATTGCTACTCGCAGACGTTATCCAGCAACTGAGCTTTTAAGAATAGTGCTGGATCCCCAGAATAATAACCAGGTTATTCCCGATCCGCGTGGCTGTATTGCTGGCCGCGGGGCTTGGGTAGAGCCAACATTATCGGCCTGGGAGCAAGTTGAAAAGCGCCGCGTCTTAGGGCGCGCGCTACGGGTATCTGCAGCTGTAGATACGAGTCCGGTACGTCACTATCTAGCTGGCCTCAGTAGTAATCCGTCAGGATTTTCTGAAGTTAAGCAGACAGCAAAGAACGGAACAAAGAAATTGCAAAGGAAGACCGAACCCTGA